The sequence GCTCGCCCCAGTAATTAGTACAGAatgacattttcaaaaatgtagaTTCATACTATTTATAATATAGCTGTCAGTTTACTTTGTTTGACGATTAGGAAGTATGATTGGCCTGTCCAAACAGAACTTTAGTAGCGTTACAATCTGAAGGCGTGGTTATAAAACAACCCGACTGGACCAATGAGGGGAGGTGCGCTTGATTTAGTGTCTGTCAACTCTTTTCTTATTTCTTGCCATTTTTACAGAAAGAAATGTCAGTTTGACCTGCCTGTTGCCTTCTAAATGTGCAACTTTGTAAGAATATATAATATTATTTTATACACAGGATACTATGAAGGGTGATCAGAGCAGGTTCAAATTAATTGTGCCATGAATCATGCACACTGGTTTGAAAATACAAATGCATTTACCATTTTCACATTAATATTTAGCGTTTAAGCATTGCATTTTCGAACTGACACTGATCACCCTCCATAGATACTAACAAAAATATTCAATAATAACAAATAGGTATTCTATTTAGATGTGTAAAAACACAAAGGATGTGTGTCTTTGGCAAACCCCACAGAATTAGTAAACTATACAAGCCAATCAAAAATGATTTCCGTCTTAAATCAGTCCAATCCCTATTCACTATTAATTTGAATAGAATAACATTATTACTAGTCCCAAAGAGCAAATCCAAAACATCCCTCCTTGCACCAGCCAAACCATCGAACGCATCCATTTTGAAAGATGGATGTGCCTCGCGCCCCCTAATCTAAATCATTTCTATCACCAGTCACCTCGCCTCAGGAAAGGTTCTTGGtggaggtagctagctagtactaATTAGCTTTGAAACACCAGGATATTGTTATTTGTTGTGAACTGTCCTACTAATAGTTATTGGAACAAGAGAGCTCGACAAAAATCCCTTACAATATTTATATGAATAGTATTgtactaagttagctagctacagtaattaGCTCAACTATCTATTCTAGCTAAGCTAACGCCTAAAATCATGACGAAGGAAAGCTATATGTCAAATGTATTATTGAATGGTGAACTGACTGATTCTCTAGCTAACTTTACTAGACTAGTACATCTGGGCCgctttcccaaaagcatcttaaggctaaattAATCGTTAGAACCATGCTCAATGATTCTAACCATGAAGTCAGACTAAAATGCCTTTGGGATACCGACCTCTgggccagtgttttactagctaCCCAGGCTAACACCACTGTCACTTATTTGTGTTTCTGTCAGGTAGGAGCCTTGTTTAGAATGAGTTGCCTCAAAGAGCAAAACCAAAGAAGTCTGGACAATGGATCCGAAACCTCCGCTGTCTATTCCTCTGAGAACTATGGTCGCCTCCTAAGAACATTGGACGTCAACATTGATTCAGGAGATCACACAGACTTCAGTGTGCCAGGAGTGATGCCCCATTGTTCAGGTGGAGAGTTGTCAGGGTACAGCAGAGAAGCTGGGTCCAGCAGGATGGACCACCACTGTACCAACTACAGATTCTACCCACCACCACATGATGCTGAGCCCTCACTCCCTCAATACCAATTTGCTACTCATGGAGATTATGTGGTCCCCCAGTCTAGCCCGTTTCATTTAATGAACCCCAGTTTAGCTAATAACAGTCATCTCAGTTCACTTGGTGGCCAGTGGTCATCTGAGGGCCCAGTCCACAGCAATATGTTGTCAGTAAGTGCTAATTCAAACCAACAACAAACCTTAGAAATTACATTACAATCCTCAATCTATGGGTGAGTTCATATTGCAACGCCTGGCGCCCCGAGTGGGTGGAGATTTTTTTAatgaccaataaaatggtctaAAAGGTGCAAACCCGGGGCATCCGGCGATGCAGAATGTACTTACCCAATGCACTGATATTTTGATATCACTATCAATTATTGCGATGGTACAGTATATTTCTCTAATTCAAGTTTGTGTTATGTTACATATTcatattattttgttttgtccAGGGTGAAATCTATGATGCTGTGGCGAGCATTTGCCCAGACAGCAAGGATGACCACGGACGAGAGTCCTATCGCGAACAGGAGACTATGGCTGAGCTAATGCCTCAGAATCAAATGGACATCAGTCAGTCTGTAAGAGAATTTCCAACTTACTGTCTGATGTGTACAACTTTACATGTAACCTACATACTGCACATGCTTGAAATGACACAGATAAATGGTAATGCGTAATAATGTATAATGCAGGACCATAACAACCTTTACCAGAAAGCGtttatttcatgcattttttactGCAGGATTAGACACATTCTTGGATTCATGTGATCAATGAAAAAGTGTTGACTGTGTGAAAAACAGGCTAaatgtcagcatgacaattcaAATATGCAGTCTCGCATAGCAAAGATAATTATATGATTTTATCAAGCCTTGGAAACCTGATTGAATGGTTATGATTGAATAGGGCTCTCTGAGTCAAAAGATAGAGCAGTATTCTAAACATGATCGCAATGACCTCACAAGAGTCAAATGGTGTGTTAGTTTGTGTTAATAAGCAATAATTCTAACAAGAGGATATGTGAAGGTCCTTTCATAACAACCATAACTCAAGACCATTACTGTGTGGATTCTCAGTGATATGCATCTTTAGCTATGAAATGCCAGGCATCTGATTATATAATCTCTGTGTTTCCGGTCTCTAGGCCAACGGGCCGCTCACTGTGTATCTGCAGCACCTAGACCACCAGCTTGGGGAGAACGCCACTGTGAGTGTCTAATTGTTTAGCTGAGAGCTATATATAAAACCCACTGGCCACAGacttcaattcaacgtctattccttGTTGGttaaatgtaatttcattgaaatgacgtggaaacaacgttgattcaaccagtgtgtgcccagtgggaagtttcCATCATTACACAACATGTATTACCTTTAGGTACTACAGTACACATTCAATTCCACAATGAAGGCCTACTCTACAGATGGACATAGTTCTGTGAGTGTGTAGAAGTAAACTGTAACTCcatatagagtaccacagtacgaggcataatacccataaaacctagcagttaaacagggaaatggttcaaatatttttttcaccatccattttcccataggggattttagaaacacttaaattaagggctgtgtttcgtgtaggcttaccctgccAGGACGTTTTGATAACGATGGAAATCTCTCTCGggcaaggtgacttttatcaatatatttgcctgtatttaccccctcAAAATTGAATGCTAATTAGCTCATAGCTCATACAGAACTACATATGCCATGATCTGGATGAGACCGCCAAatcaaggcaaaggtaagaatctctggattaactatctaatgttaacAACATTTGCTAATGAATAAATAAGCAACATTTccttaaattgacaattctgtgaactgacttgggcaagttttaaattgacacaatgcctgttagcaaaggtgtcagctagaaaTGACGTACAgaagcttgcagggatttgtagtcttgcatgatgtctactttgatactaattagcattttcgaatctcAGAGTAGAGTTGAATATATTAATAAAAGTCACCTTAtccgagagatttacatggttaccAAAACGTCACGTCAGGGTacgcctacacaaaacacagcccttattttaagtgtttcaaaATCCCCTATGGGCAAAAGAAATGGTgggaaaacaattggaaccatatCCCTATTTGACTGcttggttttatgggtattatgacacgtcCACTGTGGGGCTTTATCTAGGTTGTGTGCAACATGAGTGGCCGAGGGCAGATGGTGGTAATGAACCACTGTAGCCCAGGTCAGATGCTCCACTCCCTGCCTCCTGGCCACCCTGACTCCAGTCCAGAGACCCACTACTACACCACATCCTTTAAGGAAAACTCAGAGCAGAGCTACTCAATGGGAAAAGGTTAGAAGCAGGCAGATCACATCTTAGTGCTGTGTTGTTGACGTGTAGGATACCATGAAGAATCTTGATCACCCCGTACAACATAGGCCTACTGTTGTTGACCTGTTCTGGTTATTTGAATACGTGTTAATAAGTAAGCCAAAATTGATGTATCAGCTATTTAATCACAGAATGTTTATTATGTATTTTTAGATAAATAAATATTCATAGCAGGGTGTGTTGTGTAGTATCGACACCAATCTCATTCTTCATGTACTACAGCTTCTCAGTCCTACCTGCCCTCTATGAACCTGCCTCCCATTGGGCCTAACCACAGCCTCCTTTCCCCCAACCATCTGGTCTCCTCTGGTCCTCCTGGCTCTGGATACAGCTACAACCACATGCCTGCACCCTACTTCTCACAGGTCAGTAGCATCTGTGTCATCCTCAAGTCTCATGACCTGCATAAGATCAACTGTGGCTctaacaataaaaaaatgtaggCCAGAATGTTTGTTTTTACTAATGATAAATAACActaaatcaaccatcaaacatgAAAAGCTAAAAAGAAAAATGAACTTCATAACAATTGACCATGAAGTTGAAAGGTGACATCTATATGGTTGTCCTGCCAGTACCATCAGTATCCTGAGTATCCTGACTCCCTATGTCTGGTCCCTGATGGCCAGTCCACGGCAAGCAGTGTCTTACGGTAGGAAcactagggatgtgacaaatgtaaaCTGTTTCTTAATGTTTAAACTGCATATTTTGTTCCTGGTTTTCCATTAAAACGATAAGAAAAATGCAAAAGATTCCATGTGAATCCACtaaaatactactttagtaaaagtctaaaagtatctgtttttaaatgtactgaagtacagtagtggaaaaagtactcaaacgtcatacttgagtaaaagttaaaaataaaattccctatattaagcaaaccagacggctcgatttttctatttatttatttacatttacggACGGAAGGACACACTTTAACACTGACATATTTTACATACGCAGTATTTGTGTGTAGTGAgtttgccagatcagaggcattaggGAGGGCAACCTgttatattgatgtgtgtgtgaattggaccagaATTCTGGCCTGcctgagcattcaaaatgtaacaagtaatttttggtgtcagggaaaatgtatgggagtaaaaattacatattttctttaggaatatagtggagtaaaagttgtaaagttgcaatatgtaactttttgggcgacccgaccaaattcacataaaaatgttagttatagatctgtaattggcattgaaagcaagtctaagaactggtaaatctgttctatgtgtgttatgtctatgcttcccgttcttaagtttcattttGTGTCTTACTTTCGTTTTTGTACactagcttcaaacagctgaaaatacaatatttttggttgtggaaaatatatttcacagcggtttagatgttACAATGaatctctacactatacttgcttgttttgtcacataaactgaaattaggtgaactattcaaatttttgcaaccaggaaatggaggagcgatttctgcatagtgcgtctttaagtactttacaccactagtGGCCACTTGCTGTTGTGTTCAATAGTGATCACTCAAGTCTGAAAGTGTTTTGAGAAGGGTGTGACTGCAGCCCGCAATTCGGGGggttcctgcatgtgggcattcctgcatctgcaggaacccCTCTTTATACTTTTATTTGTCCATTTTTCAGCTATGACTGCAGTACATAGGCAGGAGGCAGAGGCGCTCCAGTACAGTAAATGGCGGTAATTGACCATAACGTTGAATGCCAACGGCTGATAAACCCCACGGAAGAAAAGTACACACCGGTAGTGTCCCTCACTCCTGTTCTGTTAACGATGCCGAGGACACTGTGTTAGCTTAGCCAGCTAGTCCTAAGGAGGACTCCGGTACACAGCAGGCGGGGGCGACACCgtgtgctagctagctgactatgaCACTGCAGATATTGTCATAGATCATATGGTCAGCAGGTCATGGTAGTAACTGCATATTCTCTTTCACCTTGATCAAGTCTCAGTGGATctctatgggactccaaatccaaGAAGCCCTGCAACTGCACTAAGTCTCAGTGTCTCAAACTGTGAGTTGTATcacaaccagtgagatatacagtaGTTTCTTTCCTACTCTGTTATCTGTTATGTAGACTGACAAGTGTGATCTCAGTGTGAACGTTTGTAGAATGACCAAGCAATGACTCAGCAATTATTGGGTGTGTGCTAAGCCCTTCACTCCTCATGTTATTTGCCATTGTACAGTATGTCATCATGACTGGTCTAATCACTGTGAATGCCGTCTTTGTAGTTACTGTGACTGCTTCGCTAACGGCGACGTCTGCAGCAACTGCAACTGCATCAACTGCTGCAACAACAATGAGCACGAGTCAGAGAGATACAAGGCCATCAAGGTACAGTGAAACACTTGTCTCATTAGAGTTTTTCCTGGTTAGGAACAACTCCTGTCCCTACTGATTACAAGTTGTCCAttctgtggcggtcatgaaattttgtcagctgataattgtcatgcaaaagactgacGGTAATTgtccattaattaacataaacacgtttagcatctccaggcctccacacatacaagccgCTGATGCATGCCTTTGGAACATTTACGtgtaaaaaaagtataataaatcaatttaatatacaccatcacaataaatccattatataTTTTAGGCAGTTCTAAGAGACATGATAAGAAGAAAATGTATTACAAAGGAACAATATGAGTTGACCttctgtatgttatctggctatgcgccatgccataggctgagggcttgttcatttagcaggcaagatatgcttataagtctgccatttttttatattatatgattttatagtaagaagaacataattgaacatagctgaataatgCATCCTGGAatgcatatgaagtggctatgttgagtgtaaaagtgataatttgaaacaggtcctatacgcTAGATTTAGACTTATTTATCAACTTTAgatgtgaatgatacaaaccttagaatgtcttagaaatcagaACATATATGGGTTTTATGATGtaactataggctattgatgatttgagaagcTTGTGCTCTGCTCTGTTCGTTCCCTCAGGCTGCAcatgctgttctctcatcaagtgttTATATTATTTTCACTATTCTCAATTTTATCTTGTTTTTATTTTGATTTAGAAAAAAGAAACAACCCTCGTGCTGCTCTTGctggtatcactgttcttttttAAGCTCTACGCATCGGCCTCAAGGCCTAATAAAAAACAGTGACACTAGCAAGAGAGGCATGCAGCTTTCTTCTGTCATGTTATTCAATTGTTACCATAcacctgcaacaaagatagcTTAAATGtgtgagtgccttttgaatttagaatggcccattatcaaaaAGGCAGGGGGAAAAGATGTCATCCATATGCACTCGAATAGCGAATGAAGCCCCCCGTTGGTTCCTTTTTCAATCACGCTGGTAGGCTTCTCCAGTTATTTCACTCCATGTATCAACcgctgtttgaggagcatgcagaCTCTCACTGTGCGACAGGTGTTATTCCGCctaaactctgtatgccatgggctctccaattatgttcctgcagctacccagtgcttcatttgggaaaccaagtaaAATCTGTTTGGGAACATCGATGTTTTCACAACtaaacatatttcattaaactattgacagcccctctctctgcccgCTGGAGAGAGGAattgaggagacagaggagatggAAACGTACAGttgtgagatattctgtagctaaaggtaatgttaGCCTTTTAATTATTAAAATATTAAAAAGGccctattcaaaatcaaatacaaattcactataacTGTAGGCTTAtccgccctgcacaatcaattaatcaacagcatcgcctaggcctatagtttctctcccagactcatggatagtAATGTTGGAGCGTAGAAAAAGGTAACTAGTCCATCCAGTatgtataataatacagtccacacaaaGGTAATTACtagaattttttacattttggagTATAGGCTGGACCAATTATGAACGAAAGACAtctttaaatcttttttttgtttttgtatgttttttcaGTCATGCGTAGGGTATGTTTTGTATAAcagcacaatcattattttaggCCTATCTTAGAAAGCACAgtccatttcgttgtgttaggCTTTAAAACAACATCCACagtccattttgttgtgttaggctttaaaacaacatccacaacTACCATGTTTTACACTCAGTTTCAACTTATTGTTGAACTTTTCTTCATGTTGATCAAATCAAAAAATAGTAATTTGTTATTAAaacctagggcttccactagatgtcaacagtcttcagaatttggttgatgtttttcttttgagaaatgaagaagtagtcctGTTCTTTCCATGTGTCACTCAGATGGACTCAAGTCTTTTGTTGCGCGTGACCTGGAAtgcgcttcacgttgttttttTCTGGTATTAGAAACAGttcattccgtcttaaattttattgattatttacgttttagggtacctaaggttggattaggaacgttgtttgaaatgtttggaccaagtttacaggtaacttattagatactttgtaggtatgttgggcgagttgaaaccggtgtatttctgaatcaaacgcgccaaataaattgacatttttgggacataaagaaggacattatcaaacaaaaggatcatttgtgatgtttctggtacattttggagtgccaacagaagaagatcttacATTTacaagatcttcaaaggtaaggcattaattGTAGCGCTCTTTCTGTCTTTTGtcgcgcacctgcctggttgaaatctgattttcatgtgtttgtatgcggggtgctgtcctcagataatcgcatggtctgttttcgccgtaaagcctttttgaaatctgacaccttggttggattaacaagaagttaacctgttggggatagggggcggtatttgcacggccggataaaaaacgtacccgatttaatctggttactactcctgcccagcaactagaatatgcatataattattggctttggatagaaaacaccctaaagtttctaaaactgtttgaatggtgtctgtgagtataacagaactcatatggcaggcaaaaacctgagaagattccttacaggaagtggcctgtctgaccatttcttgccctccttgatcatctctaacaaaaacaggggatctctggcatgacgtgacacttcctacggctcccataggctctcggaacccgggaaaaagctgaatgacataattccaggcccaggctgaaacacactagcgcttttggcaagggctctatcagagggccatcagactgaggctcgtgcatgaggggatagcatgcttttactttcgctctctttgtaataaaaaacgatttcccggtcggaattttatcgcttttttacaagaaaaatggcataaaaattgattttaaacagcggttgacatgcttcgaagtacggtaatggaatattttgcattttttttgtcacgaaacgcgccgggcgcgtcacccttctttaccctttcggatagtgtcttgaacgcaccaacaaaacgccgctatttggatataacaatggattatttgggactaaaccaacatttgttattgaagtagaagtcctgggagtgcattgtgacgaagaacagcaaaggtaataacatttttcttatagtaaatctgactttggtgagtgctaaacttgctgggtgtcaaaatagctagcctgtgatggccgggctatctactcagaatattgcaaaatgtgctttcaccgaaaagctattttaaaatcggacatagcgattgcataaaggagttctgtatctataattcttaaaataattgttatgttttttgtgaacgtttatcgtgagtaatttagtaaattcaccggaagtgttcggtaggaatgctagtcacatgctaatgtaaaaagctggtttttgatataaatatgaacttgattgaagaaaacatgcatgtattgtataacataatgtcctaggagtgtcatctgatgaagatcatcaaaggttagtgctgcatttagctgtggttttggtttttgtgacattatatgctagcttgaaaaatgggtgtctgattatttctggctgggtactctgctgacataatctaatgttttgctttcgttgtaaagcctttttgaaatcggacagtgtggttagattaacgagagtcttgtctttaaaatggtgtaaaatagtcatatgtttgagaaattgaagtaatagcatttctaaggtatttgaatatcgcgccacgcaagcgtcccacctagcccatagaggttaaccaacaatgctttaagaagttaagacaaaaaagtgttaagtaaaaaatagaaaataaaagtaacaaataatttaacagcagcagtaaaatagcaatagcgacgctatatacagggggtactggtacagagtcaatgtgcgggggcaccagttagtcaaggtaattgaggtagtatgtacatgtaggtggagttaaagtgactatgcatagataataaacagaaagtagcagcagcgtaaaagaggggtctgggtagccatttgattagctgttcaggagtcttatggcttgggggaaaaagctgttaagaagccttttggacttagacttggctctctggtaccgcttgccgtgcggtagcaaagagaacagtccatgactaggttggctggagtctttgacaattattagggccttcctctgacaccgcctggtatagatgtcctggatggcaggaagcttggccccagtgatgtactgagccgtacgcactaccctctgtagtgccttgtggtcggaggccgagcagttgccataccaggcagtgatgcaacccgtcaggatgctctcgatggtgcagctgtagaaccttttgaggatctgaggacccatgccaaatcttttcagtctcctgagggggaataggttttgtcgtcccctcttcacgactgtcttggtgtgcttggaccatgttagtttgttgctgatgtggacgccaaggaacttgaagctctcaacctgctccactacagccccgtcaatgagaatgggggtgtgctcggtcctcctttccctgtagtccacaatcatctcctttgttttgatcgcgttgagggagaggttgttgtccttgcaccacacggtcaggtctctgtcctcctccctataggttgtctcatcgttgtcggtgattaggcctaccactgttgtgtcatcagcaaacttaatgatggtgctggagtAGTGCCTGGCTTTGCAGTCATGGGTGagcagggagtagaggaggggacagagcacgtacccctgaggggcccacgtATTGAGgttcagcgtggcggatgtgttgttacctacccttaccacctaggggcggcccgtcaggaagtccaggatacagttgcagagggaggtgtttagtctcagggtccttagcttagtgatgagctttgagggtactatggtgttgaacgctgagctgtagtcaatgaatagcattctcacataggtgttgcttttgtccaggtgggaaagggcagtgttgcgtgcaatagagatggcatcatctgtggatctgtttgggcggtatgcaaattgagtggGTGTAGGtttctgggaggatgctgttgatgtgagccatgaccaacctttcaaagcacttcatggctacagacgtgagtgctacgggtcggtagtcatttaggcatgttaccttagtgttcttgggcacagggactatggtggtctgcatgaaatatgttggtattacagactcagacagggagaggttgaaaatgtcattgaagatacttgccagttggtcagcgcatgctcggagtacacatacTGGTAATCCGTCGGGCCCTGCTgcctgaatgttgacctgtttcgtgtcactgggcaactACTTTCTAGTCTGTAACTGTTTgccagccctgccacatccgatgagcgtcggagccggtgtagcgcagtgaggtgagttttaaaagcacgaTATTGTTTTGATGAtgagtgtttgatgtgattttcgatCGCATTTGCAtcgatgtcagagtggttagagggacaatagagacctgagttccaggccattaggacctgatggagggacaatggagccctgagtaccaggccattaggacctgatggagggacaatagagccctgagtaccaggccattaggacctgatggagggacaatagagccctgagtaccaggccattaggacctgatggagggacaatagagccctgagtaccaggccattaggatcTGATTGTTGTTAGTGAGTTGGGTACAACCaatgcatgtccagagtgcatgaAAGGAGATTAGTTGATTAGTCACGTGGAATTCTGTTTGCTGGTGTGCCAATGATATGGTCACCACAACAGTGCTAGTCATGTCTTGAAACAACTGATGAAGTTGTTGAGAGGACACCCATAGTATCTGCCTGCTGTCATTGCTGACAGGCACTACACTGCTTGAATGAACTCATCAGGGTTTGTATTGAACCATTTAAGGATTCGCCCAAGGTTAGAGGGTCAGACTATTAGGGGAATTTGATGGCTCAGTGAGCCACTGAAGTTAAGGCCAGCAGACAGAAAGACAACAGCTTCAGTGGACTAGGGTTCCCCTACaagcatagaaaaaagggttccaaaaggaatctttggctgtccccatagaacacgtgtcaaactcattccacggagggctgagtgtctgcgggtttttgctCATCCCTTgtccttgattgatgaattaaggtcattaATTAGTAAGaagctcccctcacctggttgacTAGATCTTTAATTGAAAAACCCGCAGACATTcgaccctccgtggaatgagtttgacacccctgccatAGAATAGCACTTTTGGAttccagatagaaccctctgtggaaagggttctatatggaacccaaagcggttctacctggaaccaaaagggttcttcaaagggttctccaatggAGACAGTTGAAGAAGCCTTTTAGGTAGCACCTTTTTTTGTGCAAATGCTTTCGTGTTAGTCTGTATCTTTCATCTTGTAAGTGAAAAATATTGTCAAAGTCAACTGAGCTAGAAGTATAGGGAGTCAGTGATAAATAATGTTTAATTATTATTGGTAGACTGGTTTCTATGTTATTTTAAGATTGATAAACATGTAATTTTCCTGAAGATTTGTCTGGACAGAAATCCTGAGGCGTTCAGACCAAAGATTGGAAACGGGAAACTGGGAGAGATCAAAGGACGCCACAACAAGGGCTGCAACTGCAAACGCTCAGGCTGTCTGAAGAACTACTGCGAGTGCTATGAGGTATGTATGGATAAAACATTACTCT comes from Salmo trutta chromosome 7, fSalTru1.1, whole genome shotgun sequence and encodes:
- the tesmin gene encoding spexin prohormone 2 isoform X2 yields the protein MSCLKEQNQRSLDNGSETSAVYSSENYGRLLRTLDVNIDSGDHTDFSVPGVMPHCSGGELSGYSREAGSSRMDHHCTNYRFYPPPHDAEPSLPQYQFATHGDYVVPQSSPFHLMNPSLANNSHLSSLGGQWSSEGPVHSNMLSGEIYDAVASICPDSKDDHGRESYREQETMAELMPQNQMDISQSANGPLTVYLQHLDHQLGENATVVCNMSGRGQMVVMNHCSPGQMLHSLPPGHPDSSPETHYYTTSFKENSEQSYSMGKASQSYLPSMNLPPIGPNHSLLSPNHLVSSGPPGSGYSYNHMPAPYFSQYHQYPEYPDSLCLVPDGQSTASSVLRYCDCFANGDVCSNCNCINCCNNNEHESERYKAIKICLDRNPEAFRPKIGNGKLGEIKGRHNKGCNCKRSGCLKNYCECYEAKIMCSSTCKCVGCRNYEDSPERKTMVWDSPDTTFYKKAKCDKDKCPLSCITLDVVEATCGCLLAQAEEAEKEGYMLCQAEKMILEEFGQCLTQIVRSIFKSTSL
- the tesmin gene encoding spexin prohormone 2 isoform X1, whose protein sequence is MSCLKEQNQRSLDNGSETSAVYSSENYGRLLRTLDVNIDSGDHTDFSVPGVMPHCSGGELSGYSREAGSSRMDHHCTNYRFYPPPHDAEPSLPQYQFATHGDYVVPQSSPFHLMNPSLANNSHLSSLGGQWSSEGPVHSNMLSGEIYDAVASICPDSKDDHGRESYREQETMAELMPQNQMDISQSANGPLTVYLQHLDHQLGENATVVCNMSGRGQMVVMNHCSPGQMLHSLPPGHPDSSPETHYYTTSFKENSEQSYSMGKASQSYLPSMNLPPIGPNHSLLSPNHLVSSGPPGSGYSYNHMPAPYFSQYHQYPEYPDSLCLVPDGQSTASSVLRLSGSLWDSKSKKPCNCTKSQCLKLYCDCFANGDVCSNCNCINCCNNNEHESERYKAIKICLDRNPEAFRPKIGNGKLGEIKGRHNKGCNCKRSGCLKNYCECYEAKIMCSSTCKCVGCRNYEDSPERKTMVWDSPDTTFYKKAKCDKDKCPLSCITLDVVEATCGCLLAQAEEAEKEGYMLCQAEKMILEEFGQCLTQIVRSIFKSTSL